A stretch of the Verrucomicrobiota bacterium genome encodes the following:
- a CDS encoding phosphate ABC transporter substrate-binding protein has translation MNQKLKLLSSVGLAAGFAVSSAVADTIIIKGSDTLGAKMIPQIAEAFKVQHPTIDFAIAAEGSSTGVAAIIDGTADIGMSSRDVKDSEMAKAEANGVNIMKTTVGLDGIAIIVNESNPITDITLDQVEEIFTGDTTDWASMTGKPGQISTYTRNTASGTYAVFKEMGMDGREYAPNAQKMAGNEQIASEVANNPNGIGYVGLAYINTPGVKVVPVDGLAPDNPKYPMARPLFVLTNGFPTETDVAQFMNFSLSLAGQQIVRKNDFIPVK, from the coding sequence ATGAATCAGAAATTAAAACTCCTCTCTTCTGTTGGTTTGGCAGCAGGATTCGCGGTTTCGTCCGCAGTCGCTGACACGATCATCATCAAGGGTTCCGACACTCTCGGTGCCAAGATGATTCCTCAGATCGCAGAAGCCTTCAAGGTCCAGCACCCGACGATCGACTTCGCTATTGCAGCTGAAGGGTCTTCGACCGGTGTTGCGGCGATCATCGATGGTACTGCCGACATCGGAATGTCGAGCCGTGACGTTAAGGACTCCGAAATGGCGAAGGCAGAAGCGAATGGTGTAAACATCATGAAGACCACGGTTGGTCTTGATGGAATCGCTATCATCGTGAATGAGTCGAACCCGATCACGGACATCACTTTGGATCAGGTGGAAGAGATTTTCACTGGGGATACCACTGACTGGGCATCGATGACTGGAAAGCCCGGTCAGATCTCGACGTACACTCGCAACACCGCTTCCGGCACCTACGCTGTGTTTAAGGAAATGGGAATGGACGGTCGCGAGTATGCTCCAAACGCCCAGAAAATGGCCGGTAACGAGCAAATCGCTTCTGAAGTCGCCAACAATCCGAATGGGATTGGCTATGTGGGACTCGCCTACATCAACACTCCTGGCGTCAAGGTTGTCCCAGTCGACGGACTTGCTCCTGACAATCCCAAATATCCAATGGCTCGCCCACTATTCGTTCTCACCAACGGCTTTCCGACCGAAACGGATGTGGCGCAGTTCATGAACTTCTCTCTCAGCCTTGCTGGTCAACAGATCGTTCGGAAGAACGACTTCATTCCCGTCAAGTAA